GGAGGCGGCGGCACTGGGCGCCGCGCGTGACGCGGCACCCCAGGGTGCCCAGGTCGAGATGGAGCGGGCGGGCGACCTGTGGCGCGTCCGGGTGGAGGCGCCGACCCGGGGCCCCGGTGTGCTGGCCCTGACGTTGACCGCCGAGGCGGCTGCCCTGGCGGAGGACACGGTGGGGGGTGCCGCGCCATGAGGGCGAGGTGGCTTGGGGGCCCGGGGCCGAGTGGCCTAGGCCTGGGCATGGGGTGGGGCACGTTCCGGGGGTGGGACAGTGGCCGGGGCCGGGGCCGGGGCCGGGGCCGGGGCCGGGGCCGGGGCCGGGGCCGGGGCCGAGGCATGGGCATTGGCAGGGGCATGGGCCGGGGTAGGGGCGCGATCCGGGGCCGCGGCATGGGCCGGGGCTCGGGTGGTGGTGCGGACCGGGGCGTGGCGACCGTGTGGGTGGC
This sequence is a window from Streptomyces parvus. Protein-coding genes within it:
- a CDS encoding TadE family type IV pilus minor pilin, whose amino-acid sequence is MTAEAAVVIPVLVAFSLALLWALMAAADQIRCVDAARAGARAAARSEPEAAALGAARDAAPQGAQVEMERAGDLWRVRVEAPTRGPGVLALTLTAEAAALAEDTVGGAAP